Proteins from a genomic interval of Kribbella aluminosa:
- a CDS encoding rhamnulokinase: MKRVGAVDLGASSGRVMLGEVGPEVLQLRELNRFWNGPVRVHGTLHWDILHLYRSILDGLRLAGPIDSIGIDAWAVDYGLLDADGRLLGNPVHYRDSRTDGVMERVLAEVPAADLYAVTGLQQLPFNTIYQLTAEPATGAAAGSLLMIPDLLGYWLTGELGAERTNASTTQLYDVRARAWSDALITRLGLPRRIFPRLREPGDVIGNVVPDETGLAPGIPVIAVGSHDTASAVVAVPASGERFAYISSGTWSLVGLELDAPVLTDEARDANFTNEGGVDGRIRFLRNVMGLWILQECRRIWGDDLDDLLRAAAEAPPFAVLIDPDAPEFLAPGNMPARLDEQCVRTGQEPPRTRGAAVRCILESLALAYRRTLHSAQNVADRDVDVLHVIGGGSQNELLCQLTADACGVPVLAGPVEASALGNVLVQARALGEPLPDLDAMRALVRSTHSLRRYDPQGKPADWDAAESRVFGTR; the protein is encoded by the coding sequence GTGAAGCGGGTCGGGGCTGTCGATCTCGGGGCGTCGAGCGGCCGGGTGATGCTCGGCGAGGTCGGCCCTGAGGTGCTGCAGCTGCGCGAGCTGAACCGCTTCTGGAACGGGCCGGTCCGCGTCCACGGCACACTGCACTGGGACATCCTGCACCTGTACCGCTCGATCCTGGACGGCCTGCGGCTGGCCGGGCCGATCGACAGCATCGGCATCGATGCCTGGGCCGTCGACTACGGGCTGCTCGACGCGGACGGCCGCCTGCTCGGCAACCCCGTCCACTACCGCGACTCCCGCACCGACGGGGTGATGGAGCGGGTGCTCGCCGAGGTGCCGGCCGCCGACCTGTACGCCGTGACCGGTCTGCAGCAGCTGCCTTTCAACACCATCTACCAACTGACCGCCGAGCCCGCGACCGGTGCCGCCGCGGGCAGTCTCCTGATGATCCCGGATCTGCTGGGCTACTGGCTCACCGGCGAGCTGGGTGCCGAGCGTACGAACGCCTCGACGACGCAGTTGTACGACGTACGTGCCCGGGCTTGGAGTGATGCACTGATCACCCGGCTGGGACTGCCCCGTCGGATCTTTCCCCGGTTGCGTGAGCCGGGGGACGTGATCGGGAACGTGGTGCCGGACGAGACCGGGTTGGCCCCGGGCATTCCGGTGATTGCGGTGGGCTCGCATGACACTGCCTCGGCCGTGGTCGCCGTACCGGCGTCTGGGGAGCGGTTTGCGTACATCTCGTCGGGGACCTGGTCGCTGGTCGGGCTCGAGCTCGACGCGCCGGTACTGACCGACGAAGCGCGGGACGCGAACTTCACCAACGAGGGTGGGGTCGACGGGCGGATCCGGTTCCTGCGGAACGTGATGGGGCTGTGGATCCTGCAGGAATGCCGACGGATCTGGGGCGACGACCTCGACGACCTGCTCCGGGCCGCCGCCGAAGCTCCGCCGTTCGCGGTGCTGATCGACCCCGACGCCCCCGAGTTCCTTGCCCCTGGCAACATGCCGGCGCGGCTCGACGAACAGTGTGTGCGGACCGGGCAGGAGCCGCCGCGGACCCGGGGTGCCGCGGTCCGATGCATCCTGGAGAGCCTGGCCCTCGCGTACCGCCGTACCCTCCACTCCGCGCAGAACGTCGCCGACCGCGACGTCGACGTACTGCACGTGATCGGCGGCGGCTCCCAGAACGAGCTGCTCTGCCAGCTGACTGCCGACGCGTGCGGCGTACCGGTCCTCGCCGGGCCGGTCGAGGCGTCCGCGCTCGGCAACGTACTCGTCCAGGCTCGCGCCCTCGGCGAGCCCCTCCCGGACCTGGACGCGATGCGCGCCCTGGTCCGGTCCACCCATTCTCTGCGGCGCTACGACCCGCAGGGCAAACCGGCCGACTGGGACGCCGCCGAGTCCCGGGTCTTCGGAACCAGGTGA
- a CDS encoding helix-turn-helix domain-containing protein, whose amino-acid sequence MTVLPQELRPVARRMPPREISHDDLQLLRLLATGLPVDGVARRLDLSERTVRRRTRLICDRLGFSTAIEAIVWAARRGLV is encoded by the coding sequence ATGACCGTCCTCCCCCAGGAACTTCGACCGGTGGCGCGCCGGATGCCGCCGCGCGAGATCAGCCACGACGACCTCCAACTACTCCGGCTGCTCGCCACCGGGCTACCGGTCGACGGCGTCGCCCGGCGCCTCGACCTGTCCGAGCGCACCGTCCGCCGCCGGACCCGGCTGATCTGCGACCGCCTCGGCTTCAGCACCGCCATCGAAGCCATCGTCTGGGCCGCCCGCCGCGGCCTCGTCTGA
- the ilvA gene encoding threonine ammonia-lyase IlvA gives MQGSSSVARSTVDADAIEAAIKRLDGVAVRTPLQRNLRLSERTGAEVWLKREDLQIGRSYKLRGAYNLIAQLGDTAKAAGVVCASAGNHGQGLAYSCHILGVQGKVYVPRTTPRQKRDRIAALGGKQIQVIVTGDTYDDAAAAALADGTASGATMVPAFDDPRTVAGQGTVAVELVEQLGHAPDVLVVPVGGGGLVAGVATWIKDRHPGVRIIGVEPAGAASMAAAFEAGTPVTLPHLDSFVDGAAVRRVGDVTLPLVQHAGVELLSVPEGLVCSEMLALYQTDGLIAEPAGALSTSALGNGLDVRPGETVVCLLSGGNNDVSRYGEILERSLVYEGLKHYFLVTFPQEPGALRTFLDEILGPDDDITLFEYVKRNNRETGVALVGIEISTRDDLPGLLTRMEAAPLDIERINPNSPEFRYLI, from the coding sequence ATGCAGGGCAGCAGTTCAGTCGCTCGATCGACGGTTGACGCCGACGCGATCGAGGCCGCGATCAAGCGCTTGGACGGCGTCGCCGTCCGGACCCCGTTACAACGCAATCTGCGCCTGTCCGAGCGCACCGGCGCCGAGGTCTGGCTGAAACGCGAGGACCTGCAGATCGGCCGCTCCTACAAGCTGCGCGGAGCCTACAACCTGATCGCGCAGCTCGGCGACACGGCGAAGGCGGCCGGGGTCGTGTGCGCGAGCGCCGGCAACCACGGTCAGGGGCTGGCGTATTCGTGCCACATCCTCGGCGTCCAGGGCAAGGTGTACGTACCGCGGACGACGCCGCGGCAGAAGCGGGACCGGATCGCCGCACTGGGCGGCAAGCAGATCCAGGTGATCGTCACCGGCGACACGTACGACGACGCGGCCGCCGCCGCGCTCGCGGACGGTACGGCGAGCGGCGCGACGATGGTGCCGGCCTTCGACGACCCGAGAACCGTTGCAGGACAGGGGACCGTCGCCGTCGAGCTGGTCGAGCAGCTCGGCCACGCGCCCGACGTACTCGTGGTTCCGGTCGGCGGCGGCGGTCTCGTTGCAGGGGTTGCAACGTGGATCAAGGACCGGCATCCCGGCGTACGCATCATCGGGGTCGAGCCGGCTGGTGCGGCGAGTATGGCGGCCGCGTTCGAGGCCGGTACGCCGGTGACACTGCCGCACCTGGACAGCTTCGTGGACGGGGCCGCCGTCCGCCGCGTCGGCGACGTCACGCTCCCGCTCGTGCAGCACGCCGGCGTCGAGCTGCTGTCGGTGCCCGAGGGCCTCGTCTGCTCGGAGATGCTCGCGCTGTACCAGACCGACGGGTTGATCGCGGAGCCCGCGGGCGCTTTGTCGACAAGTGCCCTGGGCAACGGTCTCGACGTACGGCCCGGAGAGACTGTGGTCTGCCTGCTGTCCGGCGGGAACAACGACGTCAGCCGGTACGGCGAGATCCTCGAGCGATCGCTCGTGTACGAAGGGCTGAAGCACTACTTCCTGGTGACGTTCCCGCAGGAGCCGGGCGCACTGCGGACGTTCCTCGACGAGATCCTCGGGCCGGACGACGACATCACGCTGTTCGAGTACGTGAAACGCAACAACCGGGAGACCGGCGTCGCCCTGGTCGGCATCGAGATCAGCACCCGGGACGACCTCCCCGGCCTGCTCACCCGGATGGAGGCCGCCCCACTCGACATCGAACGCATCAACCCGAACTCCCCCGAGTTCAGGTACCTGATCTAG
- a CDS encoding L-fucose/L-arabinose isomerase family protein — protein MTALERITSRRTRIGLVAGGLGAYWPQFPDLLPQLQASARRVSERFAALDCEVVDAGFISDAQEGAVAAEKLRAADCDLIVGFLTTYMTASMLVPVAQRSGAPVLLLNLQPTEAMDHASFDTGAWLAYCGACPLPEMANAFERCGIDFRSVSGYLEDERAWTRIDRWIRAAGVRAALRHGRHGLLGHVYPGMMDVITDPTLVSAQLGGHVEVLEIDDLRVRAEKVTDAETTQRMELAREIFTLDDSVQLEDFRWGATVSVALDRLVEDFALDSLAYYHRGLDGEAHERVAAGMILGASLLTARGVPAAGEYELRTSLAMLVMDKLGAGGSFTELQALNFDDNVVEMGHDGPAHLAISARKPLLRGLGVYHGKRGWGVSVEFDVQPGPVTVCGLGQRRDGTFTLIASEGTVVPGPLLQIGNTTSRVDFGCDPGEWTDAWSASGVAHHWALGTGHRAADLTAVADLLKLDLTVVSP, from the coding sequence ATGACCGCGCTGGAGCGGATCACGTCCCGCCGGACCAGGATCGGTCTGGTGGCGGGTGGGCTGGGCGCGTACTGGCCGCAGTTCCCCGACCTGCTGCCCCAGTTGCAGGCGTCGGCGCGGCGGGTGTCCGAGCGGTTCGCGGCGCTCGACTGCGAGGTGGTCGACGCCGGGTTCATCTCCGACGCACAGGAGGGCGCCGTCGCCGCCGAGAAGTTGCGGGCGGCCGACTGCGACCTGATCGTCGGGTTCCTCACGACGTACATGACGGCGTCGATGCTGGTGCCGGTCGCGCAGCGCAGCGGCGCACCGGTGCTGTTGCTGAACCTGCAGCCGACCGAGGCGATGGACCACGCGTCGTTCGACACCGGCGCGTGGCTGGCGTACTGCGGGGCGTGTCCGCTGCCCGAGATGGCGAACGCGTTCGAGCGCTGCGGGATCGACTTCCGCTCGGTGTCCGGGTACCTGGAGGACGAGCGGGCCTGGACGCGGATCGACCGGTGGATCAGGGCGGCCGGCGTACGGGCGGCGTTGCGGCACGGGCGGCACGGTCTGCTCGGGCATGTGTACCCGGGGATGATGGACGTGATCACCGATCCGACGCTGGTGTCCGCGCAGCTCGGCGGGCATGTCGAGGTGCTGGAGATCGACGACCTCCGGGTGCGGGCCGAGAAGGTCACCGACGCCGAGACGACCCAGCGGATGGAGCTGGCGCGGGAGATCTTCACGCTCGACGACTCGGTGCAGCTCGAGGACTTCCGGTGGGGCGCCACCGTTTCGGTCGCGCTGGATCGGCTGGTCGAGGACTTCGCCCTTGATTCGCTGGCCTACTACCACCGTGGACTCGATGGCGAGGCCCACGAACGGGTCGCGGCCGGGATGATCCTCGGCGCCTCGTTGCTGACGGCAAGGGGGGTGCCGGCCGCGGGTGAGTACGAGTTGCGCACGTCGCTCGCGATGCTGGTGATGGACAAGCTCGGCGCCGGCGGATCGTTCACCGAGCTACAGGCGCTGAACTTCGACGACAACGTGGTCGAGATGGGCCACGACGGGCCGGCGCATCTCGCGATCTCGGCGCGGAAACCGTTGCTGCGGGGGCTCGGCGTCTACCACGGCAAGCGCGGGTGGGGCGTGTCGGTGGAGTTCGACGTACAGCCCGGGCCGGTGACGGTGTGCGGGTTGGGGCAGCGGCGGGACGGGACGTTCACGCTGATCGCCTCCGAAGGCACCGTCGTACCGGGGCCGTTGCTGCAGATCGGGAACACCACGTCGCGGGTGGACTTCGGGTGCGATCCGGGCGAGTGGACCGACGCGTGGTCGGCGTCCGGGGTGGCGCATCACTGGGCCCTCGGGACCGGGCATCGTGCTGCCGATCTGACTGCCGTCGCCGACCTGTTGAAGCTCGACCTCACGGTGGTATCGCCGTGA